A window of the Pseudomonas gozinkensis genome harbors these coding sequences:
- a CDS encoding ArsR/SmtB family transcription factor, with protein MNIDLDEIIKALAHPVRRDILNWLKDPKAQFPEQIHNHEYGICAGQIDQRCGLSQSTVSAHLATLQRAGLISSQKAGQWHFFKRNEDVIQAFLSTLSKEL; from the coding sequence ATGAACATTGACCTCGACGAAATAATAAAAGCCCTGGCACACCCAGTACGGCGAGACATCCTCAACTGGCTGAAAGACCCGAAAGCCCAGTTTCCGGAACAGATCCACAACCACGAGTACGGCATCTGCGCCGGGCAGATCGATCAACGCTGCGGCCTGTCGCAATCGACCGTCTCCGCCCACCTGGCCACCCTGCAACGGGCCGGGCTGATCAGCAGCCAGAAAGCCGGCCAGTGGCACTTTTTCAAACGCAACGAGGACGTGATCCAGGCGTTCCTCAGCACCCTCAGCAAAGAGCTCTGA